A region of Candidatus Margulisiibacteriota bacterium DNA encodes the following proteins:
- a CDS encoding peptidoglycan DD-metalloendopeptidase family protein: MKKDYFTIILIPHSSEKATYCLKVPRWLIHAALFIFVSSSVIFTASFLYSTRVTRKLVSYEVLKEEAKGQDKKIQHVSKQADILKTRLEELTSKEEQIRRMLGLGKNSRKEKGLPEEKEGTVNEKLDRLNKKVSQRSTSLDDLRRSVKELRERFSNTPSVWPSWGRIMSTFGYRSFPWRGFHSGIDINASHGSPIRATADGTVSLSSWKTGYGKTVILDHGYGFQTLYGHCSSLLVGAGQKVKKGQLIARIGSTGYATGPHVHYEVIKNGRAVDPYPYLNLNFMSAGRQQ, translated from the coding sequence ATGAAAAAAGACTATTTTACTATAATCCTGATCCCGCACTCGTCGGAAAAGGCGACCTACTGCCTTAAAGTCCCCAGATGGCTGATCCACGCAGCGCTGTTTATTTTTGTATCCTCTTCGGTCATCTTTACAGCTTCTTTCTTGTATTCCACAAGGGTTACCAGAAAACTTGTCTCCTATGAAGTGCTCAAGGAGGAGGCAAAGGGACAGGACAAAAAGATACAGCATGTTTCAAAACAAGCTGATATCTTAAAGACAAGGCTTGAGGAACTTACTTCAAAAGAAGAGCAGATACGCAGAATGCTGGGGTTGGGCAAAAACAGCAGAAAAGAAAAGGGCCTGCCGGAGGAAAAGGAAGGGACCGTCAACGAAAAACTGGACCGCCTTAACAAAAAAGTCTCTCAAAGGAGCACCAGCCTGGACGATCTCAGGCGTTCGGTAAAAGAGCTCAGAGAAAGATTTTCGAACACTCCGTCCGTCTGGCCGTCGTGGGGCAGGATAATGTCGACATTCGGCTACAGGTCGTTCCCCTGGAGGGGCTTCCATTCCGGCATCGACATCAATGCCTCGCACGGCTCGCCGATAAGGGCCACCGCTGACGGGACAGTGTCCCTTTCTTCCTGGAAGACGGGATATGGAAAAACAGTGATCCTGGACCACGGGTACGGCTTCCAGACCCTTTACGGACATTGCTCATCACTTTTGGTCGGCGCCGGACAAAAAGTAAAGAAGGGGCAGCTGATAGCCAGGATCGGCTCTACAGGCTATGCAACGGGCCCGCATGTCCACTACGAAGTCATAAAGAACGGCAGAGCAGTGGACCCCTACCCGTACCTTAACCTCAACTTTATGAGCGCCGGAAGACAGCAGTAA
- a CDS encoding polymer-forming cytoskeletal protein, with amino-acid sequence MGFFEKPGRERVPGIIETIIGKSASLKGEIETKGSIRVDGTLDGSIAAEQEAMIGESAKVKGNVKGLRVIVAGEVNGNVSAKESVEIKKMGRVFGDISGNTLTVDEGASYKGKVTMGIAKEMEDDPKDVFSDKVKEIIGL; translated from the coding sequence ATGGGATTCTTTGAAAAGCCGGGCAGGGAAAGAGTTCCGGGCATCATAGAGACCATAATAGGAAAGAGCGCGTCTTTGAAGGGCGAGATAGAGACCAAAGGCTCCATCAGGGTTGACGGAACGCTTGACGGCAGCATTGCCGCAGAGCAGGAAGCGATGATAGGGGAAAGCGCAAAGGTCAAAGGCAATGTCAAAGGACTGCGCGTTATAGTTGCGGGCGAGGTCAACGGCAATGTCAGCGCAAAAGAAAGCGTGGAAATTAAAAAGATGGGCAGGGTGTTCGGGGACATTTCCGGCAACACTCTGACCGTTGACGAAGGCGCCTCCTATAAGGGGAAGGTCACCATGGGGATCGCCAAAGAGATGGAGGATGATCCCAAAGATGTGTTCTCGGACAAGGTCAAAGAGATAATCGGCCTTTGA
- a CDS encoding TonB-dependent receptor has product MKRFAALVFLALMVVPAVSLEPEVYYGELVVVTALKRPVPLSRLMENISIIDSKEIELSGAKNAADILKNRSIVYVKSMGDLSGMSSLKIKSASSEQVLVLLDGARLNSSLLGMADLNNIPASSIERIEIVADPMSGIWGADAMGGVVNIITKRSQDKPLHVSVSAGSFGQVDSFIAASAKSGPFNYYLSYGYLKSNGWRVNSDYSGGNLSLDINAGETASLNYSVSNSQRGNPGVPSSDTDPSSASTPNDRQSDLISKLLVKLDPGAGKEGFPVINISQLEWQQKSHYADWFVPTVFYDDTYLSRISQAELYTTISAPAGSKLTGGVEFRRNLGESSKTPNHAIDNGAVYVNGQTREGLPAAISYGLRYDMNSSFGNVLTPKVGLIMGAGKDTTFKINLATAFRAPTINELYWNDPSFFTFGNPNLKPENSNSAGITLEQKLLGFQADFNYYYTRIRDMIKWSQTGLMSWQPVNLDSARVEGFQLGLRRELLEGLQFSAGWNNEVCADESTQKILTYSPRNKINAALEYSAGGFCARAAYRFVSDVYTNAANSASIPAYQTVDLGLSKKLFGAAVSLTVENLFDESYCESVGTSPVDWKERGYPMPGRRISAGIKI; this is encoded by the coding sequence ATGAAGAGATTTGCCGCGCTTGTGTTCCTCGCTTTGATGGTCGTCCCCGCAGTTTCGCTGGAGCCCGAGGTCTATTACGGAGAGCTGGTGGTGGTGACCGCGCTTAAGAGGCCTGTTCCGTTATCAAGGCTCATGGAAAACATTTCCATAATAGATTCCAAAGAGATAGAGCTGTCCGGAGCAAAGAACGCCGCGGATATTTTGAAGAACCGGTCCATAGTCTATGTGAAGAGCATGGGCGACCTTTCGGGCATGAGCTCGCTCAAGATAAAAAGCGCTTCGTCCGAGCAGGTTCTTGTTCTTTTGGACGGAGCAAGGCTTAATTCCTCGCTGCTTGGCATGGCTGACCTTAACAATATCCCGGCCTCCTCTATCGAGAGAATAGAAATAGTTGCCGATCCCATGTCCGGTATCTGGGGCGCAGATGCCATGGGAGGTGTGGTCAACATAATAACAAAGCGCTCGCAGGATAAGCCCTTGCATGTTTCTGTTTCGGCAGGAAGTTTTGGCCAGGTGGATTCTTTTATAGCGGCTTCCGCCAAAAGCGGACCTTTCAACTATTATCTTTCCTACGGATATCTAAAGTCTAACGGATGGCGCGTTAACAGCGATTACTCCGGAGGGAACCTTTCGCTGGATATAAATGCCGGAGAGACCGCATCGCTTAATTATTCGGTCTCAAATTCGCAAAGAGGCAATCCGGGGGTCCCGTCCTCGGACACCGATCCTTCTTCCGCCTCGACCCCCAACGACCGGCAGTCGGACCTCATCTCAAAACTGCTGGTAAAATTGGACCCGGGAGCAGGAAAAGAGGGCTTCCCGGTCATAAATATCTCTCAGCTGGAGTGGCAGCAGAAAAGCCATTATGCGGACTGGTTTGTTCCTACTGTTTTTTATGATGACACCTATTTAAGCAGGATCTCGCAGGCCGAGCTGTATACCACAATAAGCGCGCCGGCAGGCTCCAAGCTGACCGGAGGAGTTGAGTTCAGAAGAAATCTGGGGGAAAGCTCAAAAACACCGAACCACGCCATTGATAACGGGGCCGTCTATGTTAACGGGCAGACAAGGGAAGGGCTCCCGGCGGCCATCAGCTACGGACTGCGCTACGACATGAATTCCTCGTTCGGGAATGTGCTGACCCCGAAGGTGGGATTGATAATGGGGGCGGGTAAAGACACCACATTCAAAATAAATCTGGCCACGGCCTTCAGGGCGCCCACAATAAACGAGCTCTATTGGAACGATCCTTCTTTTTTCACTTTCGGAAATCCCAACCTTAAGCCCGAAAACTCCAATTCGGCCGGTATTACGCTGGAGCAGAAACTCTTAGGCTTTCAGGCGGACTTCAACTACTACTACACCAGGATACGGGACATGATCAAATGGTCGCAGACCGGCCTGATGAGCTGGCAGCCTGTCAATCTTGACAGCGCCAGGGTCGAAGGTTTTCAATTGGGCCTAAGGAGAGAATTATTGGAAGGGCTGCAGTTTAGTGCAGGCTGGAACAACGAGGTCTGTGCCGACGAAAGCACTCAAAAAATACTAACTTACAGCCCCAGGAATAAGATAAACGCGGCGCTGGAGTACAGCGCCGGCGGCTTTTGCGCAAGAGCGGCTTACAGGTTCGTTTCGGATGTTTATACCAATGCCGCAAATTCGGCCTCAATTCCTGCCTATCAGACAGTTGACCTTGGGCTTTCCAAAAAACTGTTTGGCGCGGCGGTCTCGCTTACCGTTGAGAATCTTTTTGACGAAAGCTACTGTGAATCGGTCGGGACCAGCCCGGTGGACTGGAAAGAAAGGGGATATCCCATGCCGGGCCGCAGGATAAGCGCCGGCATCAAGATATAG
- a CDS encoding energy transducer TonB has protein sequence MRYRERNSGFGLVSLSAVDMTTIFAMFLFVMLAWGVAKMERNLVRPEPVTPVFTIADSLIVSPVVEPKSAKDAARVGSFVSLGKAKEKTAAKQAASARTNDAVLSKIIPDAMLPSNTSLGAPKIIYKTMPDYPVKAVEHGISGLVTVRVYILKNGRVGEAMVKHSSGHEMLDRSALSAVSQWVFAPALVNKESSEAWFEVPVKFELLRS, from the coding sequence ATGAGATACAGAGAAAGAAATTCCGGTTTTGGCCTGGTATCGCTTTCCGCCGTTGATATGACCACGATCTTTGCCATGTTCCTTTTTGTCATGCTTGCCTGGGGAGTCGCAAAGATGGAAAGGAACCTGGTCAGGCCGGAGCCCGTTACGCCTGTTTTTACTATAGCGGACAGCCTGATAGTGTCCCCCGTGGTAGAGCCAAAGAGCGCAAAAGACGCCGCCAGGGTGGGCAGTTTTGTAAGCCTGGGCAAGGCCAAGGAAAAGACAGCCGCCAAGCAGGCTGCCTCGGCCAGGACCAATGACGCGGTCCTGTCAAAGATAATCCCTGATGCGATGCTTCCTTCAAACACCTCTCTGGGTGCGCCCAAGATCATCTACAAGACCATGCCCGATTATCCGGTAAAGGCGGTGGAGCACGGAATCTCGGGCCTTGTCACCGTGCGCGTCTATATCCTTAAGAACGGCAGGGTGGGCGAAGCTATGGTAAAGCATTCCTCGGGCCACGAAATGCTGGACAGGTCCGCGCTTTCGGCGGTTTCCCAGTGGGTCTTTGCGCCGGCCTTGGTCAATAAGGAATCAAGCGAGGCCTGGTTCGAGGTCCCCGTCAAGTTTGAGCTGCTAAGGTCATAA
- the queA gene encoding tRNA preQ1(34) S-adenosylmethionine ribosyltransferase-isomerase QueA: MDRRLRTDEFDYVLPEELIAKEPASKREGSRLMVLDRDAGTLVNKNFFNLPSYLKKGDVLVLNDTKVIPARLSGIKTKGGSSKEGEKGARVEALFLRRLTQNTWECLVQPAKRIKKGYEIEFDGLKGRVVEEPDTQRRIIAFEPGADILSHLKSRGQVPLPPYINEKLGKDADKEELARRYQTVYAKAEGASAAPTAGLHFTPELLKELEDKGVKVCYITLHTGAGTFKPVFSEFVDEHTMFSEEYIIPEGTAYEIARVKLAASGVEPGQGSSLRRAESSRVKGGRVVAVGTTVTRTLEDCFLKHGKITEAKGEAGLFIYPPFKFNVVDALITNFHFPRSTLLMMVSAFAGKEFILNAYREAAEKKYRFFSFGDAMFIV, translated from the coding sequence TTGGACCGGCGGCTCCGCACGGATGAGTTTGATTATGTTCTTCCGGAAGAACTGATAGCCAAGGAACCGGCCTCCAAAAGGGAAGGCTCAAGGCTGATGGTGCTTGACCGGGATGCTGGAACTCTTGTCAACAAGAATTTTTTTAACCTCCCATCATATTTAAAAAAAGGCGATGTTCTTGTCCTGAATGACACAAAGGTTATACCTGCCCGCCTGAGCGGGATAAAAACCAAAGGCGGCTCTTCAAAAGAGGGAGAAAAAGGGGCAAGGGTTGAGGCTCTTTTTCTTAGAAGACTGACCCAGAACACCTGGGAATGCCTGGTGCAGCCTGCAAAGAGGATAAAAAAAGGCTACGAAATAGAGTTTGACGGATTAAAAGGCCGTGTTGTCGAAGAACCAGATACCCAGAGAAGGATCATCGCGTTTGAGCCCGGAGCGGATATCCTTTCCCATCTCAAGTCCAGGGGCCAGGTCCCTCTGCCTCCTTATATAAACGAAAAACTTGGAAAGGACGCGGACAAGGAAGAATTGGCGCGCCGCTATCAGACAGTATATGCAAAAGCGGAGGGCGCCTCTGCCGCTCCCACCGCCGGGCTCCACTTTACCCCGGAACTTCTTAAGGAACTTGAGGACAAAGGTGTCAAGGTCTGTTATATCACGCTCCACACGGGAGCGGGCACCTTTAAACCGGTTTTTTCGGAGTTCGTGGATGAACACACTATGTTCTCGGAAGAGTATATTATTCCTGAAGGGACGGCATATGAAATAGCAAGGGTCAAGCTTGCGGCGAGCGGAGTCGAGCCGGGGCAAGGGTCAAGCTTGCGGCGAGCGGAGTCGAGCCGGGTCAAGGGTGGCAGGGTGGTGGCAGTGGGGACAACGGTCACCAGGACCCTGGAGGATTGTTTTTTGAAGCACGGAAAGATCACTGAGGCCAAAGGCGAGGCCGGCCTGTTCATCTATCCTCCTTTCAAGTTCAATGTAGTGGATGCCTTAATAACCAACTTCCACTTTCCAAGATCGACCCTGCTGATGATGGTGAGCGCATTTGCCGGCAAAGAGTTCATCCTTAACGCCTACCGGGAAGCGGCAGAAAAAAAATACAGGTTCTTCAGCTTTGGAGATGCGATGTTTATTGTATAA
- the tgt gene encoding tRNA guanosine(34) transglycosylase Tgt, producing the protein MFKFEILSRSKKSKARKGKLTTPHGIVETPNFAPCGTQATVKAMTPKMLKEIGTQMILANTYHLFLRPGQELIKKAGGLHKFMAWDGPILTDSGGFQVFSLSGLRKISEDGVMFSSHIDGSKHFLSPETVVEAQLAFGSDIMMPLDECPPYPCEHSSAKKAVERTTRWAVRAKDAQHRARSTEHGTQGVLFGIVQGSTFKDLRKQSAEEISALGFPGYGIGGLSVREPNEVMYEMLEHQLQYLPEEAPKHLLGVGYVENIRAAVNMGVDLFDCVEPSRLGRHGAFLSGEGKGVIRNARYAKDLSPLVEGCDCYACTNFTRAYIRHLFAANELLGVMLLTIHNLRFMARTMEEIRSEISG; encoded by the coding sequence ATGTTCAAATTCGAGATCCTCTCCCGCTCAAAAAAGTCAAAGGCCCGCAAAGGAAAACTTACTACTCCGCACGGCATTGTCGAGACCCCGAATTTTGCTCCGTGCGGCACACAGGCCACCGTAAAAGCGATGACCCCGAAGATGCTGAAAGAGATCGGTACGCAGATGATCCTTGCTAATACATACCATCTTTTTCTGCGTCCCGGACAGGAACTTATCAAAAAAGCGGGCGGGCTCCACAAATTCATGGCTTGGGACGGCCCTATCCTGACCGACAGCGGAGGCTTTCAGGTCTTTAGCCTCTCGGGCTTGCGCAAAATATCGGAGGACGGGGTCATGTTCTCGTCCCACATCGACGGCTCCAAGCATTTCTTGAGCCCGGAAACGGTTGTCGAGGCCCAGCTTGCTTTTGGCTCCGACATAATGATGCCACTGGATGAATGCCCCCCATATCCCTGCGAACATTCATCAGCGAAGAAGGCAGTGGAAAGAACAACGAGATGGGCTGTTAGAGCCAAAGATGCGCAACACAGAGCACGGAGCACAGAACACGGAACACAGGGCGTATTATTTGGTATCGTGCAGGGATCAACATTCAAAGATCTAAGAAAACAGTCGGCGGAAGAGATTTCGGCCCTTGGATTTCCAGGGTACGGGATAGGAGGGCTCAGCGTAAGAGAGCCCAACGAGGTCATGTACGAAATGCTGGAGCATCAACTGCAATATCTGCCGGAAGAAGCCCCAAAACATCTTTTGGGGGTAGGCTATGTGGAAAACATAAGGGCAGCCGTGAACATGGGGGTGGACCTTTTTGACTGTGTGGAGCCTTCGCGGCTTGGCAGGCACGGGGCCTTTCTTTCCGGTGAAGGCAAAGGGGTCATCAGGAACGCAAGATACGCAAAAGACCTTTCTCCTCTTGTTGAGGGCTGCGACTGCTATGCCTGCACCAACTTTACCAGGGCCTACATAAGACACCTTTTTGCCGCCAACGAACTATTGGGGGTCATGCTGCTGACCATCCACAATCTGAGGTTCATGGCAAGGACAATGGAAGAGATAAGAAGTGAAATTTCTGGCTGA
- a CDS encoding endonuclease Q family protein, whose translation MKFLADFHIHSKYSRATSKDMDLAHISEWAALKGIDLVGTGDFTHPFWLSELKKKLKDDGSGLFELSGTKFMLTTEICNIFHHDGKLRKVHTMIFSPSFKDVDRINAQLSKFSDLLSDGRPVFTIPAKKTAEMIFSASSEAMIVPCHIWTPWFSVLGSSGGFDSVEECFEEYTRNIYAVETGLSSDPAMNWRVSGLDKFSLISNSDAHSPSKIGREANIFDAQLTYKGIYRALKEKETGKLVSTVEFFPQEGKYHFDGHRNCKVCLSPKETKKKRKKCPKCGKPVTVGVMNRVEELADREEGFIRKNAVPFKTLVPLGEIIGQALGRSSESAAVQKEYANLVSRFGSELNILLDKPAEELSGFVGERTLEGILRVRNKEIKISPGYDGEYGTISIFDTSGPKTNREQIGLF comes from the coding sequence GTGAAATTTCTGGCTGACTTCCACATACATTCCAAATACAGCAGGGCTACATCAAAGGACATGGACCTTGCCCATATATCGGAGTGGGCCGCGCTGAAGGGGATAGACCTGGTGGGTACAGGGGATTTTACCCATCCGTTCTGGCTGTCGGAGCTCAAAAAAAAACTTAAGGATGACGGCAGCGGCCTTTTTGAACTGAGCGGCACAAAGTTCATGCTCACGACCGAGATCTGCAATATCTTTCACCATGACGGAAAGCTGCGAAAGGTCCACACGATGATCTTTTCCCCGTCATTCAAAGATGTCGACAGGATAAACGCGCAGCTGTCAAAATTTTCGGACCTGCTTTCCGACGGCAGGCCGGTCTTTACCATCCCCGCCAAAAAAACGGCGGAGATGATCTTTTCCGCCTCAAGCGAGGCGATGATAGTGCCGTGCCACATCTGGACCCCGTGGTTTTCCGTGCTGGGCTCTTCCGGCGGCTTTGACAGCGTGGAAGAGTGCTTTGAGGAATACACCAGGAATATCTATGCCGTTGAAACCGGGCTTTCGTCGGACCCGGCAATGAACTGGCGCGTTTCCGGCCTTGATAAGTTCAGCCTGATCTCCAATTCGGACGCCCATTCACCTTCAAAGATCGGAAGAGAGGCCAATATTTTTGACGCTCAACTTACATATAAAGGCATCTACAGGGCTCTAAAAGAAAAAGAAACCGGCAAATTGGTCTCAACCGTTGAATTCTTCCCTCAGGAGGGTAAATACCACTTTGACGGCCACAGGAACTGCAAAGTGTGCTTATCCCCCAAGGAGACCAAAAAGAAGAGAAAAAAATGCCCGAAATGCGGCAAGCCGGTCACCGTAGGGGTCATGAACCGGGTGGAAGAATTGGCTGACAGGGAGGAAGGCTTTATTCGAAAGAACGCGGTGCCTTTTAAAACCCTGGTGCCGCTTGGCGAGATCATCGGACAGGCCTTGGGCAGGTCAAGCGAAAGCGCGGCGGTGCAAAAAGAATATGCAAACCTTGTCTCGAGGTTCGGCAGCGAACTAAACATACTGCTTGATAAGCCGGCGGAAGAGTTGTCCGGGTTTGTTGGCGAAAGGACGCTGGAGGGGATACTCCGCGTCAGGAACAAAGAGATTAAAATATCTCCCGGCTATGACGGAGAATACGGGACCATAAGTATTTTTGACACATCAGGTCCAAAGACCAACAGGGAGCAGATAGGGCTGTTCTAG
- a CDS encoding carbohydrate kinase family protein, whose protein sequence is MGRTVLGLGHICYDFSATAGKALSAHQARATQNCVAGINGLSRGELRLSGWLRENHGLSINDVSEKNGWGPVSRLPGSIGGPGASSFRAAFQTLLPDRGQVRFYGAIGNDDIGSVLAAEYRRYNMDPSTLLKLSGVPTSYTLVINEKFENGSGGAAESRTFLHEPGANSIVGVPHFPESVFTEPWARDGVFAVGGNFLMQGLHPDGVISLMASAKRHGLTTVLNTVHHDESDPFKQWKLGNDPARVIDLLVMDREEAAGISGVGPMDGVDSLAHVTECVSALMSQGFRNLVVTDGAEGSYWYIGNDLVFPKSGYTGRLFYVPSSEYIREQGVVSGLGAGDVFAGGILSSIAERRSPLEAAAYATAAAGLCVRNLAGEIGGPVKQGGYNELVQEVAILLLAQMSR, encoded by the coding sequence ATGGGAAGGACCGTGCTTGGACTGGGACATATTTGCTATGACTTTTCGGCCACTGCGGGAAAGGCGCTTTCTGCTCATCAGGCAAGAGCAACCCAAAACTGCGTTGCCGGCATAAATGGACTGAGCAGAGGAGAACTTCGGTTGTCAGGCTGGCTCAGGGAAAACCACGGCCTTTCTATTAACGATGTGTCCGAAAAGAACGGCTGGGGCCCGGTCAGCCGTCTTCCGGGCAGCATTGGAGGCCCGGGAGCTTCGAGCTTTCGCGCGGCATTCCAGACCCTGCTGCCCGACAGAGGACAGGTGCGGTTTTACGGGGCTATCGGAAATGATGACATCGGCAGCGTCCTGGCCGCAGAATACCGGCGCTATAATATGGACCCTTCCACTCTGCTAAAGCTTAGCGGAGTTCCCACCTCATACACTCTTGTCATCAACGAAAAATTCGAGAATGGGTCGGGAGGTGCGGCCGAGTCAAGGACCTTTTTGCATGAACCCGGGGCCAATAGTATCGTAGGCGTTCCTCATTTTCCGGAAAGCGTTTTTACGGAGCCGTGGGCCCGCGACGGGGTGTTCGCCGTGGGCGGCAATTTTTTGATGCAGGGTCTGCACCCGGACGGGGTTATATCCCTCATGGCCTCCGCAAAAAGACATGGATTGACCACAGTTCTCAACACCGTTCACCATGACGAAAGCGATCCTTTCAAACAATGGAAATTGGGGAACGATCCCGCCAGAGTTATCGATCTGCTCGTCATGGACAGGGAAGAAGCAGCCGGGATATCCGGCGTGGGACCGATGGATGGGGTGGATAGTCTGGCGCATGTAACAGAATGCGTGTCCGCTCTCATGTCGCAGGGATTTAGAAATCTTGTAGTGACCGACGGAGCGGAGGGTTCTTACTGGTACATCGGCAATGACTTGGTATTTCCAAAGAGCGGCTACACCGGCAGATTGTTCTATGTGCCGTCCTCAGAGTACATAAGGGAGCAGGGCGTTGTTTCCGGACTTGGCGCGGGAGATGTCTTTGCCGGCGGGATCCTATCTTCGATCGCCGAAAGAAGGTCTCCTCTGGAGGCTGCAGCGTATGCGACAGCGGCCGCAGGCCTGTGCGTCAGGAACCTAGCCGGAGAGATAGGCGGGCCTGTGAAGCAGGGCGGCTACAACGAACTGGTACAGGAAGTGGCGATATTGCTGCTTGCGCAGATGAGCCGCTAG
- the secD gene encoding protein translocase subunit SecD, with protein sequence MGENLIKIKILGGLALVALSILIIYNLPLTLGLDIQGGTRLVLEARSTESVKAGDDAVSGVMAVVRNRIDALGVTEPIIQRKGANQIVVELPGVKNPEHAIKVLGETALLEFAEAEWSPGDESVLTKEKVEQVYGKGARLDKVISYKNGEPESERPIIIKNTVLTGADLKGAWPSVDEYGNPVVDIEFNAKGAGIFANATERSVGRPIAILLDKKIISAPTVREPIPSGKAQISGNFTIEEVQDLVVQLKGGSLPVPVDVVGTKIVGPTLGRDSLDKSKVAGAVGFLAIVVFMILYYRLPGVLAVISLLIYFFLTLAVLSVLRTTLTLPGIAGFLLSIGMAVDANVIIFERLKEELQLGKNLRIAVDVSFKRAFAAILDSNVTTVIAAVTLFWLGTGTIKGFAVTLIAGIAVSMFSAIVITKFIMDLMIDWKMVDSADSGLLYRGFGKK encoded by the coding sequence ATGGGCGAGAACCTTATAAAAATCAAGATACTGGGAGGGCTTGCGCTTGTTGCCCTTTCTATACTCATAATATACAACCTTCCTTTAACGCTGGGGCTGGATATTCAGGGCGGCACCAGGCTTGTGCTCGAAGCGCGGTCAACAGAGTCTGTAAAGGCGGGGGATGACGCAGTTTCGGGTGTTATGGCCGTGGTGCGCAACAGGATAGATGCCCTCGGAGTTACGGAGCCGATAATCCAGAGAAAAGGGGCTAACCAGATAGTGGTGGAACTGCCCGGCGTAAAGAACCCGGAGCATGCTATAAAAGTCCTTGGCGAAACGGCTCTTTTGGAATTTGCCGAAGCCGAATGGTCCCCCGGCGACGAAAGCGTGCTGACTAAGGAAAAAGTGGAGCAGGTCTACGGCAAAGGCGCAAGGTTGGACAAGGTCATCTCCTATAAGAACGGGGAGCCAGAGAGCGAAAGGCCCATCATAATCAAGAACACCGTTCTTACCGGGGCCGACCTCAAAGGCGCCTGGCCCAGCGTGGACGAATACGGAAATCCCGTGGTGGACATAGAGTTCAACGCCAAAGGGGCCGGCATCTTTGCAAATGCCACGGAGCGCAGCGTGGGAAGGCCGATCGCCATACTCCTTGACAAAAAAATAATCTCGGCCCCGACCGTAAGAGAACCCATTCCTTCAGGCAAAGCGCAGATCTCAGGCAACTTTACCATAGAAGAAGTGCAGGACCTTGTGGTCCAGCTCAAGGGAGGGTCCCTTCCGGTCCCTGTTGATGTGGTCGGCACCAAGATAGTAGGCCCTACTCTGGGCAGAGATTCTCTGGATAAGAGCAAAGTTGCGGGCGCGGTTGGTTTTTTGGCTATAGTGGTCTTTATGATATTGTATTACAGGCTACCTGGTGTCTTGGCGGTCATATCGTTGCTTATCTATTTCTTTTTAACCCTGGCAGTCCTTTCAGTTCTGCGGACCACGCTCACTCTTCCCGGCATAGCGGGTTTTCTGCTGTCTATCGGCATGGCGGTGGATGCCAATGTGATAATTTTTGAAAGACTTAAAGAAGAGCTTCAACTGGGCAAAAATCTCAGGATCGCGGTGGATGTCAGCTTTAAAAGAGCTTTTGCCGCTATTTTGGACTCAAATGTGACAACAGTTATCGCTGCAGTAACCCTCTTCTGGCTGGGCACCGGGACCATAAAGGGCTTTGCGGTAACGCTTATCGCGGGTATTGCGGTCAGCATGTTCTCCGCCATCGTTATAACAAAATTCATTATGGACCTTATGATCGACTGGAAAATGGTTGATTCGGCAGATTCAGGTCTTCTTTACAGAGGCTTTGGAAAAAAATGA